Proteins co-encoded in one Desulfitobacterium hafniense DCB-2 genomic window:
- a CDS encoding DUF4363 family protein, translating to MLRTYLIAGIIILILVLGGYWQNSYISESTYTLTEKLVNVEEQIRAKSWSNANQEIEKFSQDWNGIKKFWSILLDHQEIDEIELSLIRLEQYIKENETVLSLGELSALRLLVDHIADKGMITLQNIF from the coding sequence ATGCTGAGAACGTATCTTATAGCAGGCATAATTATCCTTATTCTGGTGCTGGGGGGCTATTGGCAGAACAGTTATATCAGTGAGTCCACTTATACCCTGACCGAAAAATTAGTCAATGTGGAGGAACAGATACGGGCCAAGAGCTGGAGCAATGCCAATCAGGAAATCGAGAAATTCAGCCAAGACTGGAATGGGATCAAAAAATTCTGGAGCATATTGCTCGATCATCAGGAGATAGATGAAATCGAACTCAGCTTAATAAGGCTGGAGCAATATATCAAGGAAAATGAGACCGTTTTAAGTTTAGGAGAGCTGTCCGCCTTGCGCCTGCTGGTTGATCATATTGCCGATAAAGGAATGATTACACTTCAAAACATTTTTTGA
- a CDS encoding DUF421 domain-containing protein: MLITAIRTLILYFFVITALRLMGKREIGQLQPFELVVILMISDLAAIPSEDVGIPLISGIIPMMVLVLMSISLSYLELKSEKARDILNGTPSILIERGRIVEHELVRNRLPLTDLVEELRMRSIPNIADVEFAILETNGQISVLPKSSKRPVTPEDLKLQPAYEGLPIVFIMDGILQESAFALSGKDRAWLDKQVKKHQLKGIEEVLFACLDSSDHLYLQGKERYTKKKQQA; encoded by the coding sequence ATGTTAATAACCGCCATAAGAACTTTGATACTTTATTTTTTCGTGATTACGGCTTTGCGTCTTATGGGCAAACGTGAAATAGGCCAACTGCAACCCTTCGAGCTGGTCGTCATTCTTATGATCTCCGATTTAGCGGCTATCCCCAGCGAAGATGTGGGAATTCCTCTTATTTCAGGAATTATTCCCATGATGGTTTTGGTTTTAATGAGTATCTCACTGTCTTATCTGGAGTTAAAAAGCGAGAAGGCCCGGGATATTCTCAATGGCACTCCTTCGATCCTGATCGAAAGAGGAAGGATTGTTGAGCATGAATTAGTTCGCAATCGCCTGCCCTTAACCGATTTAGTGGAAGAATTAAGAATGAGAAGTATCCCCAATATTGCCGATGTAGAGTTTGCTATTCTTGAAACCAACGGGCAGATCAGTGTATTGCCCAAATCCTCCAAACGCCCTGTTACACCAGAGGATTTGAAGCTGCAACCGGCTTACGAAGGCTTGCCGATTGTGTTTATTATGGATGGAATTCTGCAGGAAAGTGCCTTTGCCCTGTCGGGTAAAGATCGGGCATGGCTGGATAAGCAGGTCAAAAAGCATCAGCTGAAAGGCATAGAAGAGGTGCTCTTTGCCTGCCTGGACTCCTCGGATCATTTATATCTGCAGGGCAAAGAACGATATACTAAGAAAAAGCAACAGGCTTAG
- a CDS encoding UxaA family hydrolase gives MKKQAVVIYEKDNVATCVDHIPAGTTISFFRGSQAESLTVCQDIPLGHKVALIPIAQSSHVVKYGESIGAATIDIQPGQHVHVHNMESQRGRGDLDTDKEGSR, from the coding sequence GTGAAAAAGCAAGCGGTTGTCATTTATGAAAAAGATAATGTGGCTACCTGTGTCGATCATATACCTGCCGGTACCACGATCTCGTTTTTCCGAGGAAGCCAAGCAGAATCACTTACAGTGTGCCAGGATATCCCTTTGGGACATAAGGTTGCACTCATACCCATAGCCCAAAGCAGCCATGTTGTAAAATATGGGGAGAGCATTGGTGCCGCCACCATCGATATTCAACCCGGCCAGCATGTCCATGTCCATAACATGGAGTCACAACGGGGTCGAGGGGATTTAGATACCGATAAGGAGGGCTCAAGATGA
- a CDS encoding UxaA family hydrolase: MNLWGFRRPDGLFGIRNHLLILPTSVCATTVAANIAAQVPGAVAIANQHGCCQLGADYEQTLRTLIGIGRNPNVGAVLVVGLGCEGIPILHTAEEIAKSGKPVQSLIIQEHGGTLKTTALGVQVAAQMARTLSMLKREEAPLSELSLGVECGGSDFTSGLAANPAAGTASDLVVKAGGTAMLSETTEFIGAEHVLAKRAKSPEVAAKLLGIVKETELRARQLHVDLRDGQPTPGNIAGGISSIEEKSLGCIYKAGHSTIQDILAYGEAPQGKGLYVMDTPGQDVESMIGMLAGGIQIIVFTTGRGTPTGSPIAPVIKVTANADTYLNMADNIDLDLSPILSGAETIEDSGRRIFKEIIEVANGKLTKSESLGHQEFGIFRIGPTF, encoded by the coding sequence ATGAACCTATGGGGATTTCGGCGTCCTGACGGACTCTTTGGCATACGCAACCATCTTTTAATCCTTCCTACTTCAGTCTGTGCGACTACCGTTGCCGCTAATATAGCCGCTCAAGTCCCCGGTGCTGTCGCTATTGCCAACCAACACGGCTGCTGTCAGTTAGGTGCCGATTACGAGCAAACCTTACGGACTTTAATCGGCATCGGGAGAAACCCCAATGTGGGAGCAGTCCTCGTTGTCGGTTTAGGTTGTGAAGGCATACCGATCCTGCACACTGCAGAAGAAATCGCCAAATCCGGGAAACCGGTGCAATCTCTGATCATTCAGGAACATGGCGGCACTCTAAAAACCACCGCCCTGGGAGTCCAAGTCGCTGCTCAAATGGCCCGCACCCTTTCTATGCTGAAGAGGGAAGAGGCTCCCCTCAGTGAGCTGTCGCTGGGGGTTGAATGCGGCGGTTCTGATTTCACTTCAGGTTTAGCCGCCAATCCTGCCGCCGGCACAGCTTCTGATCTGGTGGTCAAGGCCGGAGGCACGGCTATGTTATCCGAAACCACGGAATTCATCGGTGCGGAACATGTATTGGCCAAACGGGCCAAATCACCGGAAGTCGCCGCCAAACTCCTGGGAATCGTCAAAGAAACGGAGCTGCGTGCCCGGCAGCTTCATGTGGATTTGCGGGATGGCCAGCCCACTCCCGGAAATATTGCCGGCGGCATCAGCTCCATCGAAGAAAAGTCTCTAGGCTGTATTTATAAAGCCGGTCACTCCACCATTCAGGATATTTTGGCCTATGGCGAAGCTCCCCAAGGCAAAGGCCTTTATGTTATGGATACTCCCGGTCAGGATGTGGAGTCCATGATCGGAATGCTTGCCGGCGGCATACAGATCATCGTATTCACCACAGGACGGGGTACCCCCACCGGCTCACCTATCGCCCCGGTTATTAAAGTCACGGCCAATGCCGATACGTATCTGAACATGGCAGACAATATCGACCTCGATCTCTCTCCCATCCTATCCGGCGCAGAAACCATTGAAGATAGCGGCCGCCGGATTTTCAAGGAGATCATTGAAGTAGCCAATGGTAAATTAACCAAATCAGAAAGCTTAGGTCACCAGGAATTCGGCATCTTCCGCATTGGGCCGACTTTTTAA
- a CDS encoding zinc metalloprotease HtpX: MNGFGNQLKTVFLMSLLTVLVILAGNAIGGSGGMQIAFIFAMVMNFGSYWFSDKMALAMTKAQPISREQSPELYAMVERLADNANLPMPRLYMTPSPQPNAFATGRNPNHAAIAVTRGLMQMLNREELEGVLAHEMAHIKNRDILISTLAAVMAGVITTLAHWAQWALMFGGVGGNDEEGASGLAALPLIILGPIAAMLVQMGISRSREYLADATGAEIAGNSSGLANALQKLERSSAAIPMNVNPSASHMFIVNPLNARRVANLFSTHPPIEERVKRLYTMERR; this comes from the coding sequence ATGAATGGATTCGGAAATCAGCTCAAGACTGTTTTTCTGATGAGTTTATTAACTGTGCTTGTGATTCTGGCCGGGAATGCTATAGGAGGCTCCGGCGGTATGCAGATCGCCTTTATCTTTGCCATGGTGATGAACTTTGGCAGCTATTGGTTTAGTGATAAGATGGCTCTGGCGATGACGAAAGCCCAGCCCATCAGCCGTGAACAAAGCCCCGAGCTCTATGCTATGGTGGAAAGGCTGGCAGACAACGCCAATCTGCCCATGCCCAGGCTTTATATGACCCCGTCACCTCAGCCCAATGCTTTTGCAACCGGCCGCAACCCTAATCACGCAGCCATTGCTGTAACCCGGGGATTGATGCAAATGCTTAATCGTGAAGAGCTGGAAGGGGTATTAGCCCACGAGATGGCTCACATTAAGAATCGGGATATTCTCATCAGTACCCTGGCGGCAGTCATGGCCGGTGTGATTACGACCCTGGCCCATTGGGCTCAGTGGGCCCTGATGTTCGGAGGGGTAGGCGGAAATGACGAAGAAGGAGCTTCCGGACTGGCGGCCCTGCCCTTGATTATTCTGGGGCCCATTGCGGCCATGCTGGTTCAGATGGGAATTTCCCGCTCCCGGGAATATCTGGCCGATGCTACGGGGGCGGAGATTGCGGGGAACTCCTCTGGTCTGGCCAATGCTCTCCAGAAATTAGAGAGAAGTTCGGCAGCCATACCGATGAATGTTAACCCCTCCGCAAGTCATATGTTTATCGTCAATCCGTTGAACGCCCGCAGGGTAGCAAATCTGTTCAGTACCCACCCACCCATCGAAGAAAGGGTGAAACGGCTTTATACTATGGAACGCCGCTAA
- a CDS encoding hemolysin family protein — protein MFLVALNAFFVAAEFSLVKVRKTRLAELSESGSRKATLALAVTSQLDAYLSACQLGITLASLGLGWLGEPAIATLLAPLFKNLVAWDGVLTHTVSVVIAFLLITFLHIVLGELVPKSIAIQRAESAALWTAGPLKMFYKLFYPVIRFLNGLANLILKLGGISPANESDLAHTEEELRMLVDASQRHGILDKMEGKLLDNVFEFSDRVVSEVMVPRQDMMCLYIQDSMEEVLETVKTSGHTRYPLCDDDKDNVIGLVHMRDLLSLSESSVKNIGELKRDILIVPEGMPISHLVQKMRVQRTHLAVVVDEFGGTAGMVTIEDLIEELVGEIYDEFESAEQAEIIKSGESEYLINGRVLLDDLSELLAVEFEDETVSTIGGFVFNRLGRKPVKGDRIDFMDYTFTVMEVVGFRITRVKASRRPAPDSADMSPDTREDSGK, from the coding sequence TTGTTCCTGGTCGCTCTCAATGCATTTTTTGTGGCCGCTGAATTTTCCTTGGTAAAAGTGAGAAAGACCCGTCTCGCCGAGCTTTCAGAGTCAGGATCCCGAAAAGCGACCCTTGCCCTTGCTGTGACCTCGCAACTGGACGCCTATCTCTCCGCCTGCCAACTGGGGATTACTTTAGCTTCCCTGGGGCTGGGTTGGTTGGGAGAGCCGGCCATTGCTACCTTGCTGGCTCCGCTTTTTAAGAACCTGGTGGCATGGGATGGAGTCTTAACCCATACAGTATCCGTGGTCATTGCGTTTCTGCTGATTACGTTCCTGCATATTGTCCTTGGGGAGTTGGTTCCTAAATCCATTGCCATTCAAAGAGCAGAAAGCGCAGCTCTGTGGACTGCCGGTCCGCTAAAGATGTTTTACAAGCTCTTTTATCCGGTGATCCGTTTCCTTAATGGGCTTGCCAACCTGATTCTGAAGCTTGGGGGTATATCCCCGGCCAATGAATCCGATCTTGCTCATACGGAGGAAGAATTGCGGATGCTTGTGGATGCCAGCCAACGTCATGGTATTTTGGATAAGATGGAAGGAAAACTCCTGGATAATGTCTTTGAGTTCTCGGATCGAGTGGTCAGCGAGGTGATGGTTCCTCGTCAGGATATGATGTGCCTCTATATACAGGATTCAATGGAAGAAGTTCTGGAAACCGTCAAAACATCCGGACATACCCGTTATCCCCTCTGTGACGATGATAAGGATAATGTGATCGGTCTGGTGCATATGCGGGATCTTTTGTCCCTTTCCGAATCGTCGGTAAAAAATATTGGGGAATTGAAGCGGGATATACTCATCGTTCCGGAAGGGATGCCCATCTCTCATCTGGTGCAGAAAATGCGTGTCCAGAGAACTCATCTGGCCGTTGTGGTGGATGAGTTTGGCGGGACAGCCGGTATGGTAACCATCGAGGATCTCATTGAGGAACTGGTCGGGGAAATCTATGATGAATTTGAAAGCGCCGAGCAAGCGGAGATTATCAAGAGTGGGGAGAGCGAATATCTGATCAATGGCCGGGTGCTCCTTGATGACTTAAGTGAGTTATTGGCTGTTGAATTCGAGGATGAGACCGTTTCCACCATCGGGGGCTTTGTCTTCAACCGGCTTGGCCGTAAACCGGTCAAAGGAGATCGGATTGATTTCATGGACTATACCTTTACGGTCATGGAAGTGGTGGGCTTTCGAATCACCCGGGTTAAAGCCAGTCGGAGACCGGCACCGGATAGTGCCGACATGTCTCCGGACACCCGGGAAGACAGTGGAAAGTAA
- a CDS encoding ParM/StbA family protein, protein MFENDILVAGGDPGFGAIKLDAGDTKVLFPAVICKGNERIFSALGNGNVSRGTDEEMQIGSLDVIVTNHSTGVSRHYFMGSLAESLNPNEAHYCWDEDKSTDEEATALLVVALAVAQKEPKANIYLGTGVPVKYYAALKDKYEAELKGTWSVAFRSGPFKGQTRQLTIIRSRVLPQSYGVFIKETLNEYGIPISPKLFNGYVVVIDPGFRTTDVATFYDGVMLDPPNSFSIEKGLKWAYTGVAEQLKEMTINHANPIETDDKELDKVFRVNEGMYPWNNGAINLNPVMQDMLGQLGTDISREVKKSLKPMLGKIHTVLVAGKVGEMIFEHLQFENKVLIENPQFGNATGFRIMAANLVNNITKKANAAP, encoded by the coding sequence GTGTTTGAAAACGATATTCTCGTAGCTGGAGGAGATCCCGGGTTTGGAGCCATTAAGCTGGATGCTGGAGATACTAAAGTGTTGTTTCCGGCGGTTATATGCAAAGGAAATGAGCGTATTTTTTCTGCTTTGGGTAATGGGAATGTAAGTCGGGGAACCGATGAAGAAATGCAGATTGGCTCCTTGGATGTCATCGTTACCAATCACTCCACGGGAGTTTCCCGTCATTATTTTATGGGAAGTCTTGCCGAGAGTTTGAACCCCAATGAGGCTCATTATTGTTGGGATGAGGATAAATCCACTGATGAAGAAGCTACGGCATTGCTCGTGGTAGCCTTGGCTGTTGCGCAAAAAGAACCCAAGGCTAATATATATCTGGGAACCGGCGTCCCGGTTAAATACTATGCAGCTTTAAAGGACAAGTATGAAGCTGAACTTAAAGGAACCTGGTCGGTAGCCTTTCGCTCAGGACCCTTTAAAGGCCAGACCCGTCAGCTGACCATCATTCGTTCCCGGGTCCTTCCCCAAAGCTATGGCGTCTTTATTAAAGAGACCTTGAATGAATACGGAATCCCCATCAGTCCTAAACTTTTTAATGGCTATGTGGTAGTGATCGACCCAGGCTTCAGGACTACGGATGTGGCGACTTTTTATGATGGCGTGATGCTTGATCCGCCCAACTCCTTCAGTATCGAAAAGGGGCTGAAATGGGCCTATACCGGTGTGGCTGAGCAATTAAAGGAAATGACGATTAATCATGCCAACCCTATCGAAACCGATGATAAGGAACTGGATAAGGTATTCCGCGTCAATGAAGGGATGTATCCCTGGAATAACGGCGCCATTAACCTCAACCCTGTGATGCAGGATATGCTGGGGCAACTGGGAACGGATATTTCCCGTGAGGTCAAAAAGTCTCTGAAACCCATGCTGGGCAAGATTCATACGGTTCTTGTGGCAGGGAAAGTAGGAGAAATGATCTTTGAACACCTCCAATTTGAAAATAAAGTGCTGATCGAGAATCCTCAGTTCGGCAATGCCACCGGCTTTAGAATTATGGCTGCCAATTTGGTCAATAACATAACCAAGAAGGCCAATGCTGCCCCATGA
- a CDS encoding Ger(x)C family spore germination protein, with protein MSNGYMKRSVILVSLFSLLLLPGCWDHRELNELGVVSALGLDLNERGKIQITVQVINPQAYITKGQEGKAQTRILTSEGETFFDAVRGLMTKSGDRLFYPHNQVIVIGEDLARAGVKPILDFLERDPEIRLFTWVLLTEGKAEEVVRAPSDESLISAMHVMLLVDDYYSASKSIPRNILEFATMVYSEGIEPVLGKIEFYEEKGNPTYQLIGGGAFKGDKLIDWLDAGEARGYLWVHNDVNGGIITAYTKEGAENQAQADGSSGLGERISFEIIRTKSRVKPVLEGEKLSFVIDLDVTCNLGERTDNKETITKEDFKELEKILSQAVIGEVQGIVDKAQKELRSDILGFGLTTKRKYPDYWNQHKEQWEEMFPELEVEILVKAVVDGQGTVR; from the coding sequence ATGAGCAATGGATACATGAAAAGATCGGTGATCCTGGTATCGTTATTCAGTTTGCTCTTATTACCGGGGTGCTGGGACCACCGGGAACTGAATGAGCTGGGGGTCGTCAGTGCTTTGGGGTTGGATCTTAACGAGCGGGGGAAGATACAAATCACGGTTCAAGTCATTAATCCCCAGGCTTATATAACCAAAGGTCAGGAAGGTAAAGCACAAACGCGGATTTTGACCAGTGAAGGTGAGACTTTCTTTGATGCGGTGCGGGGTTTAATGACTAAATCTGGGGATCGGCTTTTCTATCCTCATAATCAGGTGATCGTGATTGGAGAGGATTTGGCCAGAGCCGGGGTTAAACCTATCCTGGATTTTTTGGAACGCGACCCGGAAATCCGTTTATTTACCTGGGTTCTGTTAACAGAAGGTAAGGCGGAAGAGGTGGTCAGAGCTCCTTCCGATGAGTCCCTGATTTCCGCGATGCATGTGATGCTTTTGGTTGACGATTATTATTCCGCTTCCAAAAGCATACCGAGAAATATTCTGGAGTTTGCCACTATGGTTTACTCGGAAGGAATCGAGCCTGTTTTAGGGAAGATCGAGTTCTATGAAGAAAAGGGAAACCCCACCTACCAGCTGATCGGGGGAGGAGCATTTAAGGGAGACAAGCTGATCGACTGGCTGGATGCCGGGGAAGCACGGGGATATCTCTGGGTTCACAATGATGTCAATGGGGGAATCATTACCGCCTATACTAAGGAAGGGGCCGAAAACCAGGCTCAGGCTGATGGTTCCTCCGGTCTTGGGGAGAGGATATCCTTCGAGATTATACGAACCAAGAGCAGAGTGAAACCGGTTCTGGAAGGTGAAAAGCTAAGCTTTGTGATTGATCTTGATGTTACCTGTAACCTGGGGGAGCGCACCGATAATAAGGAAACCATCACTAAGGAAGATTTCAAGGAGTTAGAGAAGATCTTAAGCCAGGCCGTGATCGGGGAAGTTCAAGGCATCGTGGACAAGGCCCAAAAAGAACTGAGATCTGATATTCTTGGCTTTGGCTTAACGACGAAGAGGAAGTACCCGGACTACTGGAATCAGCACAAGGAGCAGTGGGAGGAAATGTTTCCCGAGCTGGAGGTGGAGATACTGGTGAAAGCTGTGGTTGATGGTCAAGGAACCGTTCGATAA
- a CDS encoding spore germination protein: MSNKHGSNISPNLEENRRRFINSFKNSVDLLFRELRFGKTNKGFLVYLDGLVDRQYMSSSIIRPLMACQGSEPILSMDILQKDVLCNSAIDIVQVFDQAVQGVLSGQTALFLEGVEEVLLLETFGGETRNVQQPETEATVRGPREGFVERIEVNASLLRRKIKDQKLRLETMNLGERTHTKIYMAYIEGIANPKIVGEVKRRLQSIDIDGILESGYIEQLIEDSPQSIFPTVGTTEKPDKLAAKLLEGRIGILVDGTPFVITVPYLFVEAFQNPEDYYSRPYYASLVRLIRYLAFYFSTTLPAFYVAIQSYHQEMVPTSLLISMSAGREGIPFPVIVEALGMGIVYEILREAGIRMPHTVGQAVSIVGALVVGEAAVQAGLINQVMVIVVALTAISGFLVPPFTGPASLLRLYFLVTTSFLGMFGWLMALLALVIQLLSVRSFGIPYLSPIVPTNIGDLKDGMVRFPLWFMLSRPSLLSPYRRQSTKNMKKSLRKIKGS; the protein is encoded by the coding sequence ATGAGCAATAAGCACGGATCCAACATATCCCCCAACCTTGAAGAGAATCGAAGGCGTTTCATTAATAGTTTCAAAAATTCTGTGGATCTTTTGTTTCGTGAATTACGATTTGGCAAGACGAACAAAGGCTTTTTGGTCTATCTTGATGGATTGGTGGATCGGCAGTACATGAGTTCTTCGATCATCAGACCCCTCATGGCATGTCAAGGTTCCGAGCCAATTTTGTCGATGGACATTTTACAAAAAGATGTTTTGTGCAATAGCGCTATTGATATTGTGCAGGTTTTTGATCAAGCGGTGCAGGGGGTGTTATCCGGCCAGACGGCCCTTTTTTTGGAGGGAGTAGAGGAGGTCCTGCTGCTTGAGACCTTTGGTGGTGAGACCCGCAATGTTCAACAACCGGAAACTGAAGCCACCGTCCGGGGGCCCCGGGAAGGATTTGTGGAAAGAATTGAGGTAAATGCCTCTTTACTCCGCCGTAAAATAAAGGACCAGAAATTACGTCTGGAAACTATGAATCTGGGGGAAAGAACCCATACCAAAATCTATATGGCCTATATTGAAGGGATAGCTAACCCGAAGATTGTGGGTGAGGTGAAGAGACGCCTTCAGTCCATCGATATTGACGGGATTCTGGAGAGCGGCTATATTGAACAACTGATTGAAGATTCCCCCCAATCCATTTTCCCCACGGTGGGAACCACTGAAAAACCCGATAAATTGGCGGCAAAGCTGTTGGAAGGCCGGATAGGAATTCTGGTGGATGGGACTCCTTTTGTGATCACAGTGCCCTACCTGTTTGTGGAAGCCTTTCAGAATCCTGAAGATTACTATTCCCGGCCTTATTATGCCTCCCTGGTTCGGCTCATCCGCTACCTGGCTTTTTACTTCTCCACCACACTTCCGGCTTTTTATGTGGCTATCCAGTCCTATCACCAGGAGATGGTTCCCACCAGCCTCTTAATAAGTATGAGTGCAGGCCGCGAAGGCATACCTTTTCCGGTGATCGTCGAAGCTTTGGGGATGGGCATAGTCTACGAGATTCTTCGGGAAGCAGGTATACGCATGCCCCATACGGTGGGTCAGGCCGTCAGTATCGTCGGGGCCTTAGTCGTTGGTGAGGCGGCGGTCCAGGCCGGTTTAATCAACCAGGTTATGGTGATTGTGGTTGCTCTTACCGCTATTTCGGGGTTTCTGGTGCCACCTTTTACCGGACCAGCGTCTTTGCTGCGCTTATATTTTCTGGTGACCACCTCTTTTCTGGGCATGTTTGGCTGGCTGATGGCCTTGCTGGCCCTTGTCATTCAGTTGCTGTCCGTCCGCTCCTTTGGCATTCCCTATCTTTCCCCCATTGTTCCCACCAATATCGGGGATTTGAAAGACGGCATGGTCCGCTTTCCTCTTTGGTTTATGTTATCCCGCCCCTCTTTACTCAGCCCTTATCGGCGGCAAAGTACCAAAAATATGAAAAAAAGCTTGAGAAAAATAAAAGGAAGTTAA
- a CDS encoding GerAB/ArcD/ProY family transporter — protein MNIKISSRQSFCTYFVIVSLSIGMPNLIIRDLEQDFWQALLVAIVIETMLGFFLYKMGRTYANQTIFQYSEKILGKILGKISVGMFSLYFISVAITLTQSLMEFFGSMAMPETPRYVFAILLLLVSTYACSAGLEVIMRLSEIVAPFVLGSFLFIMLFNIGNMEFDNLRPMFQHSLGEILRGAMLPTAWFGICIIMGVLMAYHNNPKVMYKIKLMGVGLGILTITTSMFFVITVIGVEMGSRQLYSVYILARLVDVGDFIQRMEAFQIVSWTAGSFLILALFHYAGVEGLKHIFPKKSRMFLGISIAVIVFVVSVFVTPTAIDRSTFLKNILGVYGLVVEICGVSLLFIIYVIKQKFKAVKKRSSNEQ, from the coding sequence ATGAATATAAAAATCTCAAGCCGTCAATCCTTTTGTACTTATTTCGTGATTGTTTCCCTATCTATAGGCATGCCCAATCTGATCATAAGAGATTTGGAGCAGGATTTTTGGCAGGCCCTCCTGGTGGCTATAGTTATAGAAACAATGCTGGGTTTTTTCTTATATAAAATGGGGAGGACCTATGCCAATCAGACGATTTTTCAATACAGTGAGAAAATCCTCGGCAAAATCTTAGGCAAGATAAGCGTTGGCATGTTCAGCCTTTACTTTATTAGTGTAGCCATCACCCTTACCCAAAGTCTTATGGAATTCTTTGGTTCGATGGCGATGCCGGAAACTCCGCGCTACGTTTTTGCCATTTTGCTCTTGCTGGTGAGCACCTATGCCTGCAGTGCCGGGCTGGAGGTGATTATGCGGCTTTCTGAGATTGTCGCCCCCTTTGTGCTGGGCTCCTTTCTCTTTATCATGCTGTTTAATATTGGGAATATGGAGTTTGATAATTTGCGGCCCATGTTCCAGCACAGCCTGGGGGAGATTCTGAGAGGAGCTATGCTTCCCACTGCTTGGTTCGGGATCTGTATTATTATGGGCGTTTTAATGGCTTACCATAATAATCCTAAAGTTATGTACAAGATAAAGCTTATGGGTGTGGGCCTGGGCATTCTGACGATCACCACCTCCATGTTTTTTGTCATTACGGTGATTGGCGTAGAAATGGGCTCCAGGCAATTGTATTCCGTCTATATTCTCGCCCGCCTGGTTGATGTAGGGGATTTTATCCAAAGAATGGAGGCGTTTCAGATCGTATCCTGGACGGCGGGATCTTTTTTGATTCTGGCTTTGTTTCACTATGCCGGCGTGGAAGGCTTAAAACATATTTTTCCGAAAAAATCCCGCATGTTTTTGGGGATCAGCATTGCCGTTATTGTATTTGTCGTTTCTGTCTTTGTTACGCCCACCGCCATTGATCGCTCGACATTTTTGAAAAACATCCTTGGCGTCTATGGTTTAGTTGTCGAAATATGTGGAGTTTCCCTCCTTTTTATCATTTACGTCATAAAACAAAAATTCAAGGCAGTAAAAAAGAGGTCTTCTAATGAGCAATAA